One genomic window of Mycobacteriales bacterium includes the following:
- a CDS encoding histidine phosphatase family protein, whose protein sequence is MTTVLLVRHGLTDANTGGTLAGWTPGVHLAAKGTEQVQALATRLATVPLTAIVSSPLERCQETAAALAAGRSGLDVTTDDRLGECRYGDWQGQPLKTLAKDPLWKVVQTHPSAVTFPGGESLRETQSRAVAAVRDHNTRLGPDATWVAVSHGDVIKAILADALGVHLDGFQRITVDPASVSIVTYTELRPFVVRMNDIGGDLTGLIRPARKRRKRTSDAAVGGGAGGGS, encoded by the coding sequence GTGACGACCGTCCTGCTGGTCCGACACGGTCTGACCGACGCGAACACCGGCGGCACGCTCGCCGGCTGGACGCCTGGGGTGCATCTGGCGGCCAAGGGGACCGAGCAGGTCCAGGCGCTCGCCACGCGGCTTGCGACGGTGCCGCTGACCGCCATCGTCAGCAGCCCGCTCGAGCGCTGCCAGGAAACCGCAGCCGCCCTCGCGGCAGGGCGCAGCGGGCTCGACGTCACGACCGACGACCGGTTGGGGGAGTGCCGTTACGGCGACTGGCAGGGCCAGCCGCTGAAGACCCTCGCGAAGGACCCGCTGTGGAAGGTCGTGCAGACCCATCCGAGCGCGGTGACCTTCCCCGGCGGTGAGTCGCTGCGGGAGACCCAGTCGCGAGCCGTGGCGGCGGTGCGTGACCACAACACCCGGCTGGGACCCGACGCCACCTGGGTGGCCGTCAGTCACGGCGACGTGATCAAGGCGATCCTCGCCGATGCGCTCGGCGTCCATCTCGACGGCTTCCAGCGGATCACGGTCGATCCGGCCTCGGTGTCGATCGTCACCTACACCGAGCTGCGGCCGTTCGTCGTCCGGATGAACGACATCGGCGGCGACCTCACCGGCTTGATCCGGCCGGCGCGCAAACGGCGCAAGCGGACGTCGGATGCGGCGGTCGGCGGTGGTGCCGGAGGTGGGTCGTAG
- a CDS encoding aldo/keto reductase has translation MRQRRLGTTGLYVSHLALGTMGWGRDTDPEDAANQLRAFLDAGGNLVDTANVYVNGESERVLGKLLNGTVKRDDVVLATKAGLRRGEERDRDASRRHLLDALDQSLARLNTDHVDVWQLHQWDPRTPIEETLAALDTAVDSGRARYVGISNYSGWQTAKAATWQRAWPGRAPICSTQVEYSLLQRGVEREVVPATLSLGIGILAWSPLGRGVLTGKYQTGTPADSRGASRDYGSFIRPYLDDRASRIVGAVLTAADGLGVSPLAVALAWVRDQVGVTAPIIGARTTGQLRSSLEADSTVLPEEIRTALDEISAPEIGYPEVPTPLDR, from the coding sequence GTGAGGCAGCGTCGACTCGGGACGACCGGTCTCTACGTGTCGCACCTGGCGCTGGGGACGATGGGATGGGGTCGCGACACCGACCCTGAGGACGCCGCCAACCAGCTTCGCGCGTTCCTCGACGCGGGCGGCAACCTCGTGGACACCGCGAACGTCTACGTCAACGGCGAGAGCGAGCGGGTCCTCGGCAAGCTGCTCAACGGCACGGTCAAGCGCGACGACGTCGTGTTGGCCACCAAGGCGGGACTGCGTCGCGGTGAGGAGCGTGACCGTGACGCGTCGCGGCGCCATCTGCTCGACGCGCTCGACCAGTCGCTGGCGCGTCTCAACACTGACCACGTCGACGTGTGGCAGCTGCACCAGTGGGATCCGCGGACGCCGATCGAGGAGACGCTTGCCGCGCTCGACACGGCAGTCGACAGCGGGCGTGCTCGCTACGTCGGGATCAGCAACTACTCCGGCTGGCAGACCGCGAAGGCGGCGACTTGGCAGCGGGCATGGCCGGGCCGGGCACCGATCTGCTCGACGCAGGTCGAGTACTCGCTGCTGCAGCGCGGCGTCGAGCGGGAGGTGGTGCCGGCGACGCTGAGCCTCGGGATCGGGATCCTCGCCTGGTCGCCGCTGGGACGCGGCGTCCTCACCGGCAAGTATCAGACCGGTACGCCGGCCGACTCGCGCGGCGCTTCGCGCGACTACGGCAGCTTCATCCGGCCCTACCTCGACGATCGCGCCTCGCGGATCGTCGGCGCCGTCCTGACCGCCGCTGACGGGCTGGGCGTCTCGCCGCTGGCGGTCGCGCTGGCGTGGGTCCGCGACCAGGTCGGGGTGACCGCACCGATCATCGGGGCCCGCACGACCGGGCAGCTGCGCAGCTCCCTCGAGGCTGACTCGACGGTGCTGCCGGAGGAGATCCGCACCGCGCTGGACGAGATCTCGGCACCGGAGATCGGCTACCCCGAGGTTCCGACCCCGCTGGACCGCTGA
- a CDS encoding DUF3090 domain-containing protein — protein MPGREFAFDPPERFVAGTVGQPGQRTFYLQASGRGRTVSVVLEKMQVSALAERLDDLLDEVRRRQGESSTVPAVAPSQLEDVAPLDSPIEDEFRVGTLALAWDEDDGLIVIEAQSAVADPESGAVDPDTDADTLRVRISPGVARAFSKRALRVVAAGRPPCPLCGNPLDPEGHICPRQNGHLHAG, from the coding sequence GTGCCCGGCCGTGAGTTCGCCTTCGACCCGCCTGAGCGGTTCGTGGCGGGCACCGTCGGCCAGCCCGGGCAGCGCACCTTCTACCTCCAAGCGAGCGGGCGCGGCCGGACCGTCTCGGTGGTGTTGGAGAAGATGCAGGTGTCAGCGCTGGCCGAGCGCCTCGACGATCTGCTCGACGAGGTACGCCGACGCCAAGGCGAGAGCTCGACGGTGCCCGCAGTGGCCCCCTCCCAGCTCGAGGACGTTGCTCCGCTGGACTCGCCGATCGAAGACGAGTTCCGGGTGGGCACCCTCGCCTTGGCCTGGGACGAGGACGACGGCCTCATCGTGATCGAGGCGCAGTCCGCGGTCGCCGACCCTGAGTCGGGAGCGGTCGATCCGGACACTGACGCCGACACGCTTCGGGTGCGGATCTCCCCGGGTGTCGCGCGTGCCTTCTCCAAGCGCGCGTTGCGCGTCGTCGCGGCAGGGCGCCCGCCGTGCCCGCTGTGCGGCAACCCGCTCGACCCGGAGGGCCACATCTGTCCTCGGCAGAACGGTCATCTGCACGCCGGGTGA
- the mshC gene encoding cysteine--1-D-myo-inosityl 2-amino-2-deoxy-alpha-D-glucopyranoside ligase, translating into MRSWDSPVVPRLAAHGVESLDEAVRVHDTATSGLVALDLHKAQLTLYVCGITPYDATHLGHAATYLLFDELQRVCLDAGTPVRYVQNVTDVDDPLLERAAATGEDWRSLAEREIALFREDMASLRILAPAEYVGAVEAIPDVVEAIVRLRDAGAAYDLDGDTYFAASAAPGFGEVSHYDRDEMLRLSAERGGDPERSGKKDPLDCLLWQRERPEDPAWDTAVGRGRPGWHIECAAIAMRHLGSRIDIQGGGEDLVFPHHELSAAQAATLNGEAGFATVYVHQALLAYDGEKMSKSRGNLVFVSKLRAAGVDPMAIRLALLAHHHTQPWEWTAQDLEAAQTRLVSWRAAFSRLAGRPAEPLIEAMRRALRNGLDIPAALQAVDAWLSSEGNDAKAPAQAKAAVDALLGVV; encoded by the coding sequence GTGCGTTCCTGGGACTCGCCTGTCGTGCCGCGGCTGGCCGCGCACGGCGTCGAGTCGCTCGACGAGGCGGTGCGGGTCCACGACACTGCTACCTCGGGGCTTGTCGCGCTCGACCTCCACAAGGCTCAGCTGACGCTCTACGTCTGCGGCATCACGCCCTATGACGCGACTCACCTCGGCCACGCCGCGACCTACCTGCTCTTCGACGAGCTGCAGCGAGTGTGTCTCGACGCCGGCACCCCGGTTCGCTACGTGCAGAACGTGACCGACGTCGATGACCCGCTCCTCGAACGTGCCGCCGCAACCGGCGAGGACTGGCGTTCGCTGGCCGAGCGCGAGATCGCGTTGTTCCGGGAGGACATGGCGAGCCTGCGGATCCTTGCCCCGGCCGAGTACGTCGGGGCGGTCGAGGCGATCCCGGACGTGGTCGAGGCCATCGTCCGGTTGCGCGACGCCGGGGCGGCGTACGACCTCGACGGCGACACGTACTTCGCAGCGTCGGCTGCGCCCGGCTTCGGCGAGGTCAGCCACTACGACCGCGACGAGATGCTGCGGCTGTCGGCCGAGCGTGGCGGCGACCCCGAGCGGTCGGGCAAGAAGGACCCGCTCGACTGCCTGCTCTGGCAGCGGGAACGCCCCGAGGATCCTGCCTGGGATACCGCTGTCGGCCGTGGCAGGCCCGGGTGGCACATCGAGTGCGCGGCGATCGCGATGCGTCACCTCGGGTCGCGAATCGACATCCAAGGGGGCGGTGAGGATCTTGTCTTTCCGCACCACGAGCTGAGTGCGGCACAGGCCGCCACCCTGAACGGCGAGGCCGGTTTCGCCACTGTCTACGTGCACCAGGCGCTGCTGGCCTACGACGGCGAGAAGATGTCGAAGTCCAGAGGCAACCTCGTGTTCGTCTCCAAGCTGCGCGCAGCAGGGGTGGACCCGATGGCGATTCGCCTCGCCCTGCTGGCCCACCACCACACCCAGCCGTGGGAATGGACCGCCCAAGACCTCGAGGCGGCACAGACACGCCTGGTCAGTTGGCGCGCTGCGTTCTCGCGCCTGGCCGGCCGGCCGGCCGAACCCCTCATCGAGGCAATGCGAAGGGCCCTGCGAAACGGCCTCGACATCCCAGCAGCGCTACAAGCAGTCGACGCCTGGCTGTCGAGCGAGGGAAACGACGCGAAGGCCCCCGCACAGGCCAAAGCGGCTGTCGACGCACTACTGGGAGTTGTCTAG
- a CDS encoding LLM class F420-dependent oxidoreductase, with protein sequence MRLALNLGYWGLTSDGDNVAIILEAERLGYTSVWTAEAYGNDAATVLAWLAAKTTKIELGSGIFQIPGRSPAMAAMTAATIDTLSGGRFRLGLGVSGPQVSEGWHGVRFDKPVARTREYIDIVRLALARERVQYDGEHYVLPLPDGPGKALKMIIHPIREYLPIYLAAIGPKNLELAGEKCDGWLAIFYDPEFAPELLASVTAGKERAGRADAPFDVMPTTPVIIGDSVEECAEPIRGYAALYIGGMGSREQNFYNRLACRMGFEKEAGEIQDLYLDKKYAEAAAAVPLDFIDRTSLIGPVDRIAERMQALAASGVTTVNVSSYGGTLDERLATLRSLADALDKSGVGD encoded by the coding sequence ATGCGACTTGCACTCAACCTGGGGTACTGGGGCCTGACCAGCGACGGCGACAACGTCGCCATCATCCTCGAGGCCGAGCGGCTGGGATACACGAGCGTGTGGACCGCCGAGGCCTACGGCAACGACGCCGCCACCGTGCTGGCCTGGCTGGCGGCGAAGACGACCAAGATCGAGCTCGGTAGCGGGATCTTCCAGATCCCGGGCCGTTCACCGGCGATGGCCGCGATGACGGCCGCGACGATCGACACGCTGTCGGGTGGCCGGTTCCGGCTCGGGCTCGGCGTGTCCGGCCCGCAGGTCTCCGAAGGGTGGCACGGCGTCCGGTTCGACAAGCCGGTCGCCCGCACCCGCGAGTACATCGACATCGTCCGGCTGGCGCTGGCCCGCGAGCGAGTGCAGTACGACGGGGAGCACTACGTGCTGCCGCTGCCGGACGGTCCGGGCAAGGCGCTGAAGATGATCATTCACCCGATCCGGGAGTACCTCCCGATCTACCTCGCCGCGATCGGACCGAAGAACCTCGAGCTGGCCGGGGAGAAGTGCGACGGCTGGCTCGCGATCTTCTACGACCCCGAGTTTGCGCCTGAGCTGCTCGCGTCGGTGACCGCCGGCAAGGAGCGCGCCGGCCGCGCGGACGCGCCGTTCGACGTCATGCCGACCACGCCGGTGATCATCGGCGACTCGGTTGAGGAGTGCGCCGAGCCGATCCGCGGCTACGCGGCGCTCTACATCGGCGGCATGGGCTCGCGAGAGCAGAACTTCTATAACCGGCTGGCCTGTCGCATGGGCTTCGAGAAGGAGGCGGGCGAGATCCAGGACCTCTACCTCGACAAGAAGTACGCCGAGGCCGCTGCCGCCGTACCGCTGGACTTCATCGACCGGACCTCGCTCATCGGTCCGGTCGACCGGATCGCTGAGCGGATGCAAGCGCTCGCTGCCTCCGGGGTGACCACGGTCAACGTGAGCAGCTACGGCGGCACGCTCGACGAGCGGCTGGCCACGCTGCGTTCGCTGGCCGACGCATTGGACAAGTCCGGCGTCGGGGACTAG
- a CDS encoding SCO1664 family protein — protein MTAPASELGTDDVLRLLRDGELSIQGQLYDASNATLYCEVSLAGVSAACVYKPIAGERPLWDFPDGTLAAREVAAYVVSVATGWDVVPPTVMRDGPYGPGMCQLWIDVDETVDLDLLVRSTIEPLRRMAVFDAVINNADRKGGHLLPVADGHVYGIDHGVCFSADDKLRTLLWAWRGQPLTDEALDMLSGLRVELAGVLGEALEDLLTMREVEATRRRVNRLLRSGRHPQPSGDWPPMPWPPF, from the coding sequence ATGACGGCCCCCGCCTCCGAGCTCGGCACGGATGACGTGCTGCGCCTGCTGCGCGACGGCGAGCTCTCGATCCAGGGGCAGCTCTATGACGCTTCCAACGCCACCCTCTACTGCGAGGTGAGCCTCGCCGGAGTGTCCGCGGCGTGCGTGTACAAGCCGATCGCCGGCGAACGTCCGCTGTGGGACTTCCCCGACGGCACGCTGGCGGCGCGCGAGGTGGCGGCGTACGTGGTGTCGGTCGCGACCGGTTGGGACGTCGTGCCGCCGACCGTCATGCGTGACGGGCCGTACGGGCCGGGGATGTGCCAGCTGTGGATCGACGTCGACGAGACGGTCGACCTCGACCTGCTGGTCCGCAGCACGATCGAGCCGCTGCGGCGGATGGCGGTGTTCGACGCGGTGATCAACAACGCCGACCGCAAGGGCGGCCACCTGCTTCCGGTCGCCGACGGACACGTGTACGGCATCGACCATGGGGTGTGCTTCTCCGCGGATGACAAGCTGCGGACGCTGTTGTGGGCCTGGCGGGGCCAGCCGCTCACCGACGAGGCTCTCGACATGCTGAGCGGGCTGCGGGTCGAGCTCGCCGGCGTGTTGGGGGAGGCCCTCGAGGATCTGCTGACGATGCGTGAGGTGGAGGCGACGCGGCGCCGCGTCAACCGTCTGCTCCGCAGCGGTCGACACCCGCAGCCCAGCGGCGACTGGCCGCCGATGCCCTGGCCGCCCTTCTGA